In Bacillota bacterium, the DNA window CTTCCCAAGCTTATCAAACCGGCTTTTCCGCTGCCGATGCCATCAGTGCACTGGCCGCAAAAGGGCTCAACGGTATGCACCCGTTTAGTATTGGTGTGGCCTTAAAAGTATTCAAAGAACTGAATCTTCTCAATTATCAAGAAAACAATGGATTTCGTTTTGAGTTATATACTGCACCTAAAGAAAAACTCCGTTTGGAAGATTCGCCGACTTACAGCTACTTGCAGGGAATAAAGAGATATTGTATTAAATGGCGGCGTTTAGGGATGGATTTTGAAGATATTTCGGATTTATTAGAATTGGTTTAATTTACCTGCTTTTAATTTATTTGCTTGATATATTCACTTCTGAGGAGGGAATCTGCATGGTGTTCGAAGACATTTTGCAAAAAGTGAAGGTATACAATCCCAATGCAGATCTTTCCCTGTTAAAAAAAGCTTATGCCTTTGCAGAGAAAGCTCACCGGGACCAGACACGTATTTCCGGTGACCCTTTTATAAACCACCCCATTGCCGTGGCCCGTATATTAGCGAGCTTGGAATTGGATATGGAAACACTTATAGCCGGTTTATTGCACGATACTGTGGAAGACACCGATGTAAGTTTATCTCAAATAGAACAAAATTTTAGCAAAGAAATTTCGTTGCTGGTTGACGGTGTTACCAAGTTGGGGCGGCTGGAGTACCGCTCTAAAGAAGAACGGCAGGTGGAAAGCCTGCGTAAAATGTTTTTAGCCATGGCTAAGGACATACGTGTTGTACTGATTAAACTTGCGGATAGGCTGCATAATTTGAGAACCTTAGAGCACCAGCCGGAAAGAAAACAAAAAGAAATTGCCCAGGAAACATTGGATATTTTTGCCCCACTGGCACACCGTTTAGGGATTTATTATTTCAAGTGGGAATTAGAGGATCTAGCGTTTCGCTTTTCACTGCCTTCCAAGTACTATGAGTTAGCCGATAAGCTCAAGCGCACACGACATATGCGAGAGAAATATATTGACAAGGTGAGAGCAAGTTTAAGCGAAAAGCTGCATGAGGTCAATATAACGGCTGAAATTAAAGGCCGCCCTAAGCATTTGTACAGTATTTATCAAAAGATGCTGCGACAAAAAAAGGATTTCAGCGAAATATTTGATGTTATGGCTGTTAGAATACTGGTGGACACGGTGCGTGACTGCTATGCCGGCCTGGGAACAGTTCATACTATGTGGGTGCCTATCCCCGGAAAATTTAAAGACTATATTGCCATGCCCAAATCCAATATGTACCAGTCACTCCACACTACGGTTATTGGCCCGCAGGGGGAACCGCTTGAGATTCAGTTACGTACATGGGATATGCACAGTACTGCTGAATATGGTATTGCCGCTCATTGGAGATATAAAGAAGGTGGCCAAGGTGATAAATCCTTTGACCAGAAGTTGAGCTGGTTGCGGCAAATATTGGAGTGGCAGCATGATTTAAAAGACACCACCGAATTCATGGAAAATCTTAAAATTGATCTTTTTACTGACGTGGTATTTGTTTTTACCCCTAAAGGTGACGTTATGGAGCTTCCCGCCGGGGCTGTTCCTCTTGACTTTGCCTACAGGGTTCACACTCAAGTGGGTCACCGCTGTGTTGGGGCCAAGGTTAATAACCGCATAACTCCCTTGGATTACCAGCTTCAAAACGGTGACATCATTGAAGTCCTAACTTCCAAACAAAGCAATGGGCCCAGCAGGGATTGGCTAAATATTGTAAACACATCCCAGGCGAAAACACGTATCCGGCAGTGGTTTAAAAAGGAACAGCGAGATACACACATTGTCAAAGGACGGGAGTCTCTGGAACGAGAAGCCAAAAAGCAGGGCGTTGACTTCGACGAAGTCAAAAGCGACAGGCTGATGGAGTACGGTAAAAAGCTAAATCTGCATAACTCTGATGATGTCCTCGCCGCTGTAGGTGATGGTACCATTTCCTCGCAAAGCATTATTAATAGAATCAGGCAGGATTTGGTTGAGCCGGAGAGGAAGAGATACCTGGAAGAAGAGATGCAATCCCTGGTAACCGATAGCAAGCCGGCAATACCTAAGGAAGAGCCCGCCCAGGGCATAAAAGTAAAGGACATAGATAATTTATTGATCAGGCTTGCCCATTGTTGTAATCCCGTTCCAGGTGACTTCATTGTGGGTTACATCACAAGGGGGCGGGGTGTCTCTATCCACCGGGCAGATTGTAGTAATGTTAACTCGCTGATCAAGGATGACGGGTCACGAATGGTTGACGTCTCCTGGGAAGACAGTTTTGAATCATCGTTTCAGGTTAAACTGGAAATAACAGGCGCAGACCGGGCAGGTCTTTTGAGCGACGTAATGTCGGTACTAACGGACATCAAAATGAGTGCCAACTGGGTTACTGCCAGGGGGAAAAAAAATCACCAGGCAAGTATTGAGATGGTTCTGCAGGTAAAAAGCCTGGAGCAGCTTAAATACGTTATTAACCGTATAAATAAGGTTAAAGATGTCTATGAGGTAAGAAGAACCGGGCATGGGGGGTAAGTAATATAGACTGTACAGAAAGGTTTGGTGTTGTCTGACTTGCGTGCCGTAATACAAAGAGTCACCGGAGGCTCAGTTGACGTTGAAGGGATTACCGTGGGGGCAGTGGGTTCAGGAATGGTAATTCTTCTGGGGGTCGGCAAAGAAGATTCCGAACACGATGTTGATTATCTTGTAGAAAAAATAATTAATTTACGGATTTTCGAGGACGATGCAGGAAAAATGAACCTTTCCCTTATGGATGTTCAAGGCGAAGCCCTGGTGGTGTCTCAGTTTACCCTGTACGGGGACTGTCGTAAGGGAAGAAGGCCTAATTTTAGCGAAGCTGCTTCTCCCGAGCAAGGGGAAGAGCTATACAATAAGTTTATAAAGGCTTTGCAGGACCGCTCAGTAAAAGTAGCTACAGGAACTTTCCGTGCTTATATGTCCGTAAAGATTTTAAATGACGGTCCGGTCACTCTGATTTTAGACAGCAGCAAACAATTATAAGGGGAGGTATATATCTTGATTTTAGAAAAAATGGCCGTTGGCCCTATTGAATCCAACTGTTACATACTTGGCTGTGAAGAAACCAAGGAAGCAGCAGTAATCGATCCGGGAGCAGAAGGGAACAGAATATTAGATCGTCTGCAGCAATTGGGTCTTAATTGCAAGCAAATTATTCTAACGCACGGTCACGTTGACCACATTGGTGGTCTGGGCCAAGTTCAAGAGGGTACGGGAGCGAAAGTCCTTATTCACGAAGAGGATGCAGTAATGTTGACCGATGCGGGTAAAAATCTTTCTACCTTCATGGGGTCTGGAATTAAGTATAAGGATGCTGATCGAATGCTCAAAGATAATGATACAGTGAACGTAGGTAATATCGTTATAAGTGTTCTGCATACTCCCGGCCATACCCCCGGGGGGATCAGTCTACAAACAGGAGACATTTTGATTACAGGAGATACTTTGTTTGCCGGGTCAGTGGGACGTTCGGATTTTCCCGGCGGCAGTCATAATACATTAATTGGTTCCATTAAAACAAGACTGCTTAATTATCCGGAGGAGACTAAGGTTTATCCGGGTCACGGCCCGGAATCAACTATAGGCGCAGAGAAAAAATCCAACCCGTTCCTATAGTAGCAAAATGAAATAGTAGCAAAATGAAATAGTAGTAAAATGAAGACTAGAAGTATTAAAACCCGGGAAATTTATCCCGGGTTTTCGGCTTTGTCACCTTTGACCTTCACAGTGACCATTATTGATTTGCAGCAGTCCATATTCTGAATAACAAAACAGTCGTCCTTTTCTTCCAATTTATACGGCCCTGTAGAATCTACTTCCAGCTGTTCCTTTTGGTAACTCTCTTTGTCAATAAAAAGCATACGTCCAAGGGACAAAGTTTTGTTCTTCGCCAGTACAGTCAAGTAATCACCTCCCTAGCTAATATTCTTATACTTCAACGTTGTACTGGAAATATCCTGTAAGCAGATTGAGTGTTTGAAAAAGTGCCAATTAATTGGCAAGCAGGAATTTTCTGACTTGCTATCGTATACCTTAATGATTAAAGTTTTTGGGGGAGGGTGAGCAGTGTTAAAAAACGGTATCATTGAACCTTTGCCAGGCCAACAAAATATGAATGATTACGAGGAATTACAAAGATCCTTTAGCTTTCTAGAGGTAGAAAAGCAATTTTCCTGGGATGAAACAGGTAAGGTGAATTTAGCTTACGAGGCAGTTGATCGCCAGGCGGAAAAAAGCGGATCAAGAATGGCCCTTTATTACTCTCACAGTGACGGGCAAAAAGGGAACTTCACTTTTCAGTCATTAGCCGACTTATCTAATCAAGCTGCAAATATGTTCAGCAGCCTGGGCATCAAAAAGGGAGACCGTGTAGGAATTTTTTTGCCGCGCAGCCCTGAGCTGTATATAAGTTTTTTGGCTGCTATCAAATTAGGAGCAGTGGTTGTTCCTTTGTTTGAGGCTTTTATGGAGGATGCACTGCAAGACCGGCTCCAGGATAGTGGTGCCAAGGCTCTGGTAACAAGCAGTGAACTATTGGAGAGGGTGCCGCGTGGGAAACTTCCTGATCTCAAACACATTTTGCTAACCGGTGAAAATACACCCACACAGCAGGCCATCGATTGGTGGACGGAGGTTAAAAACGCCTCGCCTGATTTTGCACCGGTTTGGGTGGCCAGGGATGACCCTGCTTTTATCTTATATGCAGCCGGCGCTGACGGTAAACCCAAGGGAATTGTCCACGTTCATGAATGTATGGTGGGACTCTGGGTTACAGCGAAATGGGTACATGATCTGCGATCAGGAGATGTTTACTGGTGTACTGCCGACCCCGGCTTTATAACCGGCATCGCCTATGGTTTCTTAGCACCCTGGCTGCACGGTATCCCGGTTGTCGTTCGCGGCGGAAGGTTTAATGCCGAAGATTGGTGCCAAACATTGTCTGAATACGGTGTTACCGTATGGTATAGCGCTCCCACCGCTTTCCGCATGATAATGTCCGGCGGTGACGAATTATTACAAAAATATGATCTTAGTGCTTTACGTCATATACTGAGTGTGGGAGAGCCTTTGACCGCTGAAGTATTAAGTTGGAGTATAGATAAGCTGGGACAGCCGGTTTATGATACCTGGTGGATGAGTGAAACCGGCATGAATATAATATGTAATTACAGGTGCCTTAAAATTAAACTTGGTTCCATCGGTAAACCTTTCCCGGGCATTGAGACTTCCATTGTCGATGATGACGGAAATGAATTACCGGCCAACAGAATTGGCAACCTGGCCATTAAAGCCGGGTGGCCGGCCATGTTCAGGAATGTTTGGAAGGCGCCGGAAAAATATGAGGCCTACTTCAAGCACCGTCCATGGTTTGTCTCCGGTGACGCTGCTTACAGGGATGATGAAGGTTATTATTTCTTCCAGGGTAGGGTGGACGGCCTCATCAATACTGCAGGTGAACGCGTAAGCCCCTGGGAAGTGGAAAATAAATTGACGGCACACCCGGCCGTAGCCGATGCCGGGGTTGCCGGCAAGCCGGACAAATTAAGAGGTGAGATAGTAAAGGCTTATGTGGTATTAAATCAGGGCTACTCCTGGTCAGATCACCTGGCAGAGGAATTAAGAAATACAGTAAAATCAGAATTGGCGGCCCATACTGCCCCCAGGGAGTGGCAGGCAACAGAAGCGATTCCCCGCACAGCGGATGGGTCAGTGGATCGTAAAGCTCTGAAAACATGGGCTCTGGGATTGGAGCAGCCTAGTTAAGAGCATTTAGCCACGGCTCTGGCTGCCGCCTGAGTCGAGATGGTGTATGGTGCTGGAACGCACAGTAGTGTGATACAGGACTTTAGTTTTGCCGGCCGAAGACGTCCGGATAACGCATGTTTTCGCGCTAACCAAAACGCCATGGATAAACCTGCCTTTTGCGCAGAGCGAATGCATTGAATCGAGCAGATGCCAGGCTTGGCGAAGTCGGTAAGCGGAAGCGGGACCGAGCACAGGACGTGCGAGGTCGCCCCCTGAGCCAGGACGGCGGACAGCAATGGCATCAAGGCTGTTTTCGAAATACTAACTTTTATTTCTGCCATTGCCAAAAACAACTAGTCTTAATGATGAGGCATAGTAATTTGGGAATCCCGCTGGAGTGTCCGGCTGAGCCTTAGCCTGGCCTGAAAAAAAGCGCGCTTAAATCAGTTCCCTTAGCGCGCGCTTTTTTATACTTTACTCCTTAGCCCTTGCCATATATATGGCAAGGTATAATTTCATGAAGTACGAGAGTCACCGCATGAGCGGGCGCAAAAGGCAGGTTGCGCCACCCAGCCCTGGACGGCCGAAGGCCGGCCGGATAACAAGCATATTTTTTTGCACTAACCTAAACCGCTATGAACAAACCTGCCTTTAGCGGGCGCAAAGACAGTGTCAAAATCTTAAGCCACGGCTTTTGCCGTGGCTTTTACACCTGTTGTAATAACATGCGTGGTGAAGCGTCCTATTTTATTTTAATGTTTATGGCCCTTACATTCACCACAGGAACAGTTATCATGCTCATTTTTGCGAGGAATACCCGCCTCCTCCAGGCCGTCAACCAATTGCTGCCGGACGGACTGTAGGTATTTTTGCCTCAGCACGTGCTGTTCATTTTTTTCTTGGTCAGAAAGACCGTCTGTCCTTTGTTTTTTAGCCAAAAAGTTTATCCTGTCCATCATATCTTTGGTAATCATGTAAGCACCTCCGGCATTTTTCATATTCAACAATTATGTCATTTAGGCAGCCTGGAGTCAATGCGAGGTTGACAAGCGGATACCTTTTCCATAAAATTGACTATAAGTGTGAAAATAGGTTTAAAAACATTGACCGGGAAAAGTAAACGTAAAGTTCCGGTACAGGGAGGAAAGGCCCCGACTGTAAGCCTTTTCCCGGAAATACGTTGAAAGACACCCGTGAGTGGCCGCCGAAAGGTTATGCTTAGTAGATCGGCCCGGAGACCCCGTTAAAGGTCAGGAAAGTGGGATACAGTATGTATCCAATTAGGGTGGCAACGCGGGAAACTCTCGTCCCTTTTCAGGGCCGGGAGTTTTATGATTTTAAAAAAACGAGTTAAAGTGAGGTATGCCATAATGCTAACCAATAGGCCAAGGGGCACCAGTGATATTCTCCCCGGCGAGGTGGAAAAATGGCAATTCATAGAGGAGATCATGGGTAAGGTTTGTAGAGAGTATAATTTCAAGGAAATCCGTACCCCTTTATTCGAACATACCGAGTTATTTGTCCGCGGTGTGGGTGAAAACACGGATATAGTGGATAAGGAAATGTACACTTTTTTGGACCGGGGAAAACGCAGTATCACATTGCGGCCGGAAGGTACCGCCCCGGTTGTGCGTGCTTACTTGGAAAACAAGCTTTATGCCGGACCTCAGCCGGTGAAGCTTTATTATACCGGTCCCATGTTCCGCTACGACAGGCCCCAGGCCGGCAGGTATCGCCAATTTCACCAGTTAGGGGTGGAAGTATTCGGCTCCCATCACCCAGGTGTAGATGCTGAAGTAATGGCCATGGCCATGGATTTTTATAACCGTCTTGGTCTCAAAAATATGAAGTTACATATCAACAGCGTGGGGTGCCCCCAGTGCAGACCTCAGGTCAGGGAAAGATTGCAAAGTTACTTTCGCCCCAGGCTAAACGAGCTATGTCCCAACTGCCAGGGGAGATTTGACCGTAACCCCTTACGTATTATTGACTGCAAAAACAGCCGGTGTCAGGAAGTTGGCCAAGAAGCGCCTACCACATTGGATTGTTTGTGTGACGAATGCCGACAGCACTTTGACCAGGTATGTCATTACCTGCAAATTTTGCATGTACCCTACCAAATTGACAATAGGTTAGTACGCGGGCTTGATTACTATACCCACACCGCTTTTGAAATTATGGCGCCGGACATAGGTGCACAAAGCTCGGTGGGTGGGGGTGGCAGGTATAACGGTTTGATTGAAGAGTGTGGCGGAACTTCTATTCCCGGTATAGGTTATGCCCTTGGCATTGAGCGCATTATTTTAGCTCTGGATAAACAGGGCATTCAGATAAAAGAATCACCCGGCCCGGATGTGTTTGTTGCCCTTCTAAGCCCGGATGATAAACCCAAGGCCTTTGAGCTTATCTTTAAACTGCGGCAAGCGGGAATATCAGCAGATCAGGATTACCAAAATCGCAGCTTAAAGGCACAGATGAAATATGCTGCCAAAATAGGTGCCGGTTATACCTTTTTTGTGGGCGGTGATGAGCTAAAGCGGGAAGCCGGTATATTACGTGAAATGGCTACCGGAAAGCAAGAAGAAATTCCTTTAAATGACGTAGCATCGCGGATAAATGAGAAATTGGGCTAATACCTGTTGACTAGAAAGATAGAATCGACCTAAGGGAGGTAACTATAATGTTGGAGTCAATGCAAGATTGGAAACGTACGCATTATTGCGGTACGCTCAGGGCTGAACATGCCGGTGAAACCGTTGTTGTAACCGGTTGGGTGGATACCAGAAGGGACCACGGCGGTTTAATATTTGTGGATCTGAGAGATCGTGCCGGAATTGTGCAGATTGTATTTAGCCCGGATACCGCCCCGGAAGCATTCACAAAAGCTGAGGCGGTTCGCTCTGAATATGTTCTGGCGGTTACGGGCACGGTTCAAAGGCGCCCGGAGGAAACTGAAAATGAGAATATTGCCACCGGTCAGGTGGAGATAATTTGTACGGAATTAAGGGTTCTTAATAATGCACAAACCCCTCCTTTTTACATAGAAGACGGGATAGATGTGGACGAAAATTTGCGTTTGCGTCACCGGTATTTAGACTTGCGACGCCCTGAGATGCAGGAAAATATGAAACTTCGCCACCGCGGTACTAAAGTAATACGTGATTTCCTGGATAGCCAGGGCTTTTGGGAAATTGAGACACCCATGCTTACTCGCAGTACCCCGGAAGGAGCAAGGGACTATCTGGTACCCAGCAGGGTTAATGACGGTAAATTCTATGCCCTGCCCCAGTCACCGCAGCTATTCAAGCAATTATTAATGGTTTCCGGTATGGATCGTTATTTTCAGATTGCAAGGTGTTTTAGGGATGAAGACCTAAGGGCAGACCGGCAGCCCGAATTTACGCAGGTAGATTTGGAAATGTCCTTTGTGGAAGTTGATGACATTTTAGAGCTCATGGAAAAGATGATGCAAAGAATGTTTAAGGAAACCATAGGTATGGAAGTGGAACGTCCTTTTCCCCGTTTAAGTTATCATGAAGCAATGGAACGATTTGGTTCGGACAAGCCGGACATACGCTTTGGGCTTGAGCTGGTTGATATTTCTGATCTAGCGGAGGACTGTGGTTTTAAAGTTTTCAATGCTGCAGTTAATTCCGGCGGGGTGGTTAAAGGGATAAATGCTCCTGGCTGCAGCATTTTTACCCGCAAGGAAATCGACGATTTGACTAAATTTGCTGCTATTTACAAGGCCAAAGGACTGGCCTACCTGGTCATAACTGAAGATGGGGTAAAGTCACCTATTGCTAAGTTTTTCACGGAGCGGGAAATGGATACAATCCTTACTCGTTTCGAAGCTAAGCCGGGAGATATTATATTCTTTGTAGCCGACAGGCATCAGGTTGCATATGATACCCTGGGTGCGCTGCGACTGCACCTGGCGGAGCGGCTGGACTTGATACCTACGGATAAATACCAGTTTTTATGGGTGCTGGACTTTCCACTGGTTGCATATGATGATGAGGGTAAACGCTGGGAAGCCATGCATCACCCCTTTACCTCACCCAGAGATGAGGATATCCCGCTGTTGGACAGTGACCCTTCTAAGGCGCGTGCCAAAGCATACGACATGGTTCTAAACGGTGTTGAGGTGGGTGGTGGCAGCATACGTATACACCGCGGGGATGTGCAGGAAAAGATGTTTTCAGTTATCGGTCTTGATAAGGAGCAGGCTAGAGAGAAGTTCGGCTTTATGCTTGATGCTTTTGAGTATGGTGCTCCTCCCCACGGCGGCATAGCCTTCGGATTGGATCGACTGTTAATGCTTTTGGCTAAGAGAAAAACCATCAGGGATGTTATTCCTTTCCCCAAGACCCAAAGTGCTACAGACTTGATGGTATCGGCACCGGACTCTGTTGAGCCGGAACAACTGCGGGAATTACACATAAAGACCATTGTAAAAAGCAAAAAGGGTTAAAAGTTATTTAAAGCAAGTCCATAACTTGAGATTAGTGAACGTATGTGTTAACATAAAAGCAATAAATTTAATTGCACCCTACGGTGTGCGTGATTGCCTTGAAGTTTTGATCCAACACAACTATAAAGGGAGCCTATCTCTAATTGTGGCTTGTATGCCCGACAAGGGACACAATAAGTAATTAGGAGGGCACCCACCTGTTAAACAACGGGTTCAAGAAACTTTGGGGTTCACGGCACAAGTGGGGTTCAAAATAAATTATAATCAGCTTTCCAGCCGGGCTTATGTCAGGCTGGAAAATTTTTTACACTTTAGGAAAGTATACCTTGCGATATAAATGGCAAGGACAAAGGAAAAAAGTACTGAAAAGCGCGCGCCATGTGCCCAGAATGGGTATAAGGGAACTAATTTAGCACGCTTTTCTTGTGCTTTATACTTTAGAAAGTATGCCTTAACATAAATATGGCAAGGGCTAAGGTGTAAAGTATTAAAAAGCGAGCTGGAAGAACTGATTTAGCGCGCTTTTTAGGGGGGAACTTTATGCAGCATCGCTTTTCCCGTACTGAAAAAATTATAGGTAATAAGGGGCTGGAATTACTTGCCCGGTCCAAAGTTGCTGTTTTTGGCTTAGGTGGTGTAGGGTCGTACACAGTGGAGGCTCTTGCCCGTTCCGGAGTGGGCAGTTTTTTACTGGTAGATCCCGATGTAGTGGATATAACAAATATTAACAGGCAGTTGCATGCCCTTTCCAGCACAGTGGGATGTGCAAAGGTAACGCTGCTGGCTGACCGTATAAAAGAGATTAATCCTGAAGCTGAGGTTGAGGTGCGCCAGGAGCGACTAACAAGGTTCAATTCCGGTGAGCTGCTACATGCTAGCCTGTCATATGTGATTGATGCTATAGATGATATAGATAACAAAGTACACTTGTTAAAAAGCTGTGTTGAAAAAAATATTTCCGTGGTTTCTGCTATGGGGACGGGAAATAAACTTGACCCCACAGCTTTGAAGGTTATGGATATTTCCAAAACTTCTGTATGTCCGCTGGCGAGAAAAGTTCGCCGGGAGCTTAAAAGAGAGAATATCCATGCCGGAATTACTGTGGTTTGTTCCAGTGAACCACCTATCAAGCCCAAGCCTCAAGATGCGATAGAGGGTTCAAATGCCCCGGGGAGTATGGCTTTTGTACCGCCTGTGGCAGGTATGATTCTGGCCGGTGTGGTAACCAACAACGTTATCAGCAATATGCCATAGCATGGTAATTTTTTTTCTGTGCTCAATAAATTTCCAAATATGGTATCTTACATTGACAAGCTCTAAAACAGGGTATTATAATTGATATTAACTATGCAAAGTACAATATAATAAGACTCTGCTAGTGGAGAGATCGGGTTTCGGTACGGCTGTAAGTTTAATAGATTTAAATGAAAGGGGAGGAAGCTTTTGGCGAGTGCAAAAATTCAACACCTTAGTGATGACAACTTTGCTTCTCTGATTGGAAGTTCCGACAAGCCCGTATTGGTTGATTTTTGGGCTGAATGGTGTGGACCATGTAAAATGATTACACCGGTTTTGGAGGAAATTGCCGACGAGTATGAAAATAAAGTTAACATCGGAAAGCTTAATGTGGATCAAAACAAAGGTATTCCCGGAGAGTATAAAATAATTAGTATTCCTACCCTGCTTGTGTTTAAAGATGGACGAGAGGTTGAACGAGTAATTGGATTTAAGACCAAAAAAGAATTAAAAAACTTGCTGGAAAAACATATGTAATACACGGAACTAATTAGTAATTATTAATATTTGATAATAAGCACGCATAACGCGTGCTTATTGCTGTATATGGAGGTTTTTATGTGGCAAACCTATTTGAGGGAAATCAGAATACCCGCTTAGCAGAACCTTTAGCGTCGCGCATGCGCCCATCATCCCTGGATGAGTTTGAGGAACAGGAAAATATTGTGGGGCCCGGGACTCCACTAAGGAGATCTATAGAAGCCGATCTCCTGCAGTCCGTCATACTTTATGGTCCCCCGGGAACCGGTAAGACCACATTGGCTCGGATAATTGCCGATAAAACTAACTCCTACTTTGAAAGTATAAATGCTGTAGTTGCGGGCGTTTCAGATATCAGGCGTATTGTTCAGGAGGCGCGTGACAGACGTTCCTTTTATAGTCGTAAAACGATACTGTTTATAGATGAGATTCACCGATTTAACAAGGCGCAGCAGGATGCCCTGCTGCCTTTTGTTGAAGACGGGTTAATTACCTTGATTGGATCAACGACCGAGAATCCAATGTTTTCAATTAATAGGCCTTTGTTATCCAGGTCAAGGATATATAAGCTGAATACTTTGTCCAGGCAAGCAATTTTGCGGATTATAAACAGGGCGCTTCGGGACCGTGAGCAAGGGTTGGGGAATTACAGTGTGTGCATACAGGAGCAGGCATTGGATTTTTGGGCTGATATTGCTAATGGGGATGCCAGAACAGCATTAAATTACCTTGAATCTGCTGTTCTTACCACACCCCCGGGGCAGGACGGAAAGCGCAATATTACTCTGGGTGTAGCTGAGGAAGTAGCTCAGAAAAGAGTTTTAAATTATAGTCGCAGGGATGAACACTATGATGTGGTTTCTGCTTGGATAAAGAGTATGCGCGGGTCAGATCCGCAGGCGGCTGTTTACTGGCTGGCTCGGCTTTTGTATGCCGGTGAGGACCCTGCGTTTCTTTCCCGCAGACTTATGATTCATGCTGCAGAGGACGTGGGCTTAGCCGACCCACAGGCTCTCACACTGGCCGTTTCAGCGGCTCAGGCGGTGGAGAGAGTAGGTATGCCTGAAGCAAGAATCATATTGGCAGAGGTATCAATCTACATAGCTAATGCACCGAAAAGCAATTCCGCCTATGTGGCCATCGCTAATGCCATGGAAAGCGTAGCCAATGAAAAATCTTTTGAGGTACCTCTGCACCTGCGAGACGCCAGCTATAAGGGTGCTAAATCCATGGGACATGGTGTGGGATATAAATACCCTCACGATTACCCCGGTAGTTGGGTGGAACAAGAATACCTGCCCGAACAGATCAGCAAAAAAGTTTTTTATTCTCCATTGGACAATGATAGAAAAAAATAAATCCCGAGTAAAATAGTTGGATTTAAATTGACAATACTTGTACTCTATGCTACTATATCTCCATATTGAATCCCTAGTAAACTAGTATGGATTAAATGGGGGGTGGGATATTGCGGCTTTCTACCCGGGGGCATTACGGACTGAAAGCCATGTTCGATTTAGCTTTGAATTATGGTGAGCACCCCATACCTCTCAAAAGCATTGCTGAGCGGCAGGGCATATCTGATAATTACCTCGAACAACTTATTTCGG includes these proteins:
- a CDS encoding bifunctional (p)ppGpp synthetase/guanosine-3',5'-bis(diphosphate) 3'-pyrophosphohydrolase, which gives rise to MCMVFEDILQKVKVYNPNADLSLLKKAYAFAEKAHRDQTRISGDPFINHPIAVARILASLELDMETLIAGLLHDTVEDTDVSLSQIEQNFSKEISLLVDGVTKLGRLEYRSKEERQVESLRKMFLAMAKDIRVVLIKLADRLHNLRTLEHQPERKQKEIAQETLDIFAPLAHRLGIYYFKWELEDLAFRFSLPSKYYELADKLKRTRHMREKYIDKVRASLSEKLHEVNITAEIKGRPKHLYSIYQKMLRQKKDFSEIFDVMAVRILVDTVRDCYAGLGTVHTMWVPIPGKFKDYIAMPKSNMYQSLHTTVIGPQGEPLEIQLRTWDMHSTAEYGIAAHWRYKEGGQGDKSFDQKLSWLRQILEWQHDLKDTTEFMENLKIDLFTDVVFVFTPKGDVMELPAGAVPLDFAYRVHTQVGHRCVGAKVNNRITPLDYQLQNGDIIEVLTSKQSNGPSRDWLNIVNTSQAKTRIRQWFKKEQRDTHIVKGRESLEREAKKQGVDFDEVKSDRLMEYGKKLNLHNSDDVLAAVGDGTISSQSIINRIRQDLVEPERKRYLEEEMQSLVTDSKPAIPKEEPAQGIKVKDIDNLLIRLAHCCNPVPGDFIVGYITRGRGVSIHRADCSNVNSLIKDDGSRMVDVSWEDSFESSFQVKLEITGADRAGLLSDVMSVLTDIKMSANWVTARGKKNHQASIEMVLQVKSLEQLKYVINRINKVKDVYEVRRTGHGG
- a CDS encoding D-tyrosyl-tRNA(Tyr) deacylase translates to MRAVIQRVTGGSVDVEGITVGAVGSGMVILLGVGKEDSEHDVDYLVEKIINLRIFEDDAGKMNLSLMDVQGEALVVSQFTLYGDCRKGRRPNFSEAASPEQGEELYNKFIKALQDRSVKVATGTFRAYMSVKILNDGPVTLILDSSKQL
- a CDS encoding MBL fold metallo-hydrolase, with translation MILEKMAVGPIESNCYILGCEETKEAAVIDPGAEGNRILDRLQQLGLNCKQIILTHGHVDHIGGLGQVQEGTGAKVLIHEEDAVMLTDAGKNLSTFMGSGIKYKDADRMLKDNDTVNVGNIVISVLHTPGHTPGGISLQTGDILITGDTLFAGSVGRSDFPGGSHNTLIGSIKTRLLNYPEETKVYPGHGPESTIGAEKKSNPFL
- the acsA gene encoding acetate--CoA ligase; this translates as MLKNGIIEPLPGQQNMNDYEELQRSFSFLEVEKQFSWDETGKVNLAYEAVDRQAEKSGSRMALYYSHSDGQKGNFTFQSLADLSNQAANMFSSLGIKKGDRVGIFLPRSPELYISFLAAIKLGAVVVPLFEAFMEDALQDRLQDSGAKALVTSSELLERVPRGKLPDLKHILLTGENTPTQQAIDWWTEVKNASPDFAPVWVARDDPAFILYAAGADGKPKGIVHVHECMVGLWVTAKWVHDLRSGDVYWCTADPGFITGIAYGFLAPWLHGIPVVVRGGRFNAEDWCQTLSEYGVTVWYSAPTAFRMIMSGGDELLQKYDLSALRHILSVGEPLTAEVLSWSIDKLGQPVYDTWWMSETGMNIICNYRCLKIKLGSIGKPFPGIETSIVDDDGNELPANRIGNLAIKAGWPAMFRNVWKAPEKYEAYFKHRPWFVSGDAAYRDDEGYYFFQGRVDGLINTAGERVSPWEVENKLTAHPAVADAGVAGKPDKLRGEIVKAYVVLNQGYSWSDHLAEELRNTVKSELAAHTAPREWQATEAIPRTADGSVDRKALKTWALGLEQPS
- a CDS encoding DUF896 domain-containing protein; its protein translation is MITKDMMDRINFLAKKQRTDGLSDQEKNEQHVLRQKYLQSVRQQLVDGLEEAGIPRKNEHDNCSCGECKGHKH
- a CDS encoding histidine--tRNA ligase; the protein is MLTNRPRGTSDILPGEVEKWQFIEEIMGKVCREYNFKEIRTPLFEHTELFVRGVGENTDIVDKEMYTFLDRGKRSITLRPEGTAPVVRAYLENKLYAGPQPVKLYYTGPMFRYDRPQAGRYRQFHQLGVEVFGSHHPGVDAEVMAMAMDFYNRLGLKNMKLHINSVGCPQCRPQVRERLQSYFRPRLNELCPNCQGRFDRNPLRIIDCKNSRCQEVGQEAPTTLDCLCDECRQHFDQVCHYLQILHVPYQIDNRLVRGLDYYTHTAFEIMAPDIGAQSSVGGGGRYNGLIEECGGTSIPGIGYALGIERIILALDKQGIQIKESPGPDVFVALLSPDDKPKAFELIFKLRQAGISADQDYQNRSLKAQMKYAAKIGAGYTFFVGGDELKREAGILREMATGKQEEIPLNDVASRINEKLG